A DNA window from Hymenobacter aquaticus contains the following coding sequences:
- the cphA gene encoding cyanophycin synthetase, whose protein sequence is MKIIDLRTMRGPSYWSVKHHKLIVMKVDLEDQADKWSNHFPALAEQLPKLLPELGQAPATETEKSVYKHPPLTADQLLDGEPLGHVIQHVALALQRMAGMPVYWGKSYPAHQAGVEFVVFAYQEERAGRVAAESAVQLVEDLSQNRPVNVKAIVDELHEIREDEFVGPSTWSIVSEAASRNIPYIQLKNSNIIQLGYGVNQKRIWATTTSYTSHAGVEVAGNKNRTKAMLKDAGVPVPKGTTVYSEAGLRDAIDELGFPIVTKPLDGNHGKGATIRIMNWDDAVEGLKAAQAYSRAVIVEQFIEGDDHRLLVVNGKLIAAARRTPAAVTGNGTNTIQELINEVNKDPRRGIGHEKVLTSIKADQHTLDILRAHDLTLDSVLPEGQQLYLKSTANISTGGTATDVTDLVHPYNVLLAQRVAGIVGLDICGIDVLTSDIAIPLNETRGAVIEVNAAPGFRMHISPADGLPRNVAEPVVDMLFPPGSNARIPIFAVTGTNGKTTTTQLLSHIVASKGYKVGHTTTSGIYIQGVQLQSGDCTGGQSAEFVLKDPTVNFAVLETARGGMLRSGLGFHTCDVAVVTNVAADHLGMRDIYTVEEMAQVKGVLPRTVRKNGWAVLNADDDLVYAMREKLECRVALFSMDEHSARVREHVGNGGLAAVYEEGYITIYKNSYKLRIDRAAEFPITFGGRATFNIENSLAAALACYCYGFDKDDIKLALRTFVPSATKTPGRMNVYKFPNFEVIVDYAHNTHGIGKFAEFLNATEATHKVGVVSGLGDRRDEDTLSFSRIAGQIFDEVILRQDRDLRGKTKEELKDIMTRGLRLDKQDLPITYIEDEMDAIDHVLETAKPGSVVVLFTENIKATLKKLDEFEARSTVAAS, encoded by the coding sequence ATGAAAATTATTGATCTGCGCACCATGCGCGGCCCCAGCTACTGGTCAGTTAAACACCACAAGCTCATTGTGATGAAAGTTGACCTGGAAGACCAGGCCGATAAATGGTCGAACCACTTTCCCGCGCTGGCCGAGCAGCTGCCCAAGCTACTGCCCGAGCTGGGCCAGGCACCCGCCACGGAAACCGAGAAATCAGTGTACAAACACCCACCACTGACGGCCGACCAGCTGCTGGATGGGGAGCCCCTCGGGCACGTTATTCAGCACGTGGCGCTGGCCTTGCAGCGCATGGCCGGCATGCCCGTGTACTGGGGCAAGTCGTATCCGGCGCACCAGGCTGGCGTGGAGTTCGTGGTATTTGCCTACCAGGAAGAGCGGGCCGGCCGCGTGGCGGCCGAGTCGGCGGTGCAGCTGGTGGAGGATCTGAGCCAGAACCGGCCCGTCAACGTGAAGGCCATCGTGGACGAGCTGCACGAGATTCGGGAAGACGAGTTTGTGGGGCCTAGCACCTGGAGCATCGTGTCGGAGGCGGCCTCGCGCAACATTCCCTACATTCAGCTCAAGAACAGCAACATCATTCAGCTGGGCTACGGCGTCAACCAGAAGCGCATCTGGGCCACCACGACCAGCTACACCTCGCACGCCGGGGTGGAGGTGGCCGGCAATAAAAACCGCACCAAGGCCATGCTGAAGGATGCGGGCGTGCCGGTGCCCAAGGGTACCACCGTCTATTCGGAAGCCGGCCTGCGCGACGCCATCGACGAGCTGGGCTTTCCCATCGTGACCAAGCCCCTGGACGGCAACCACGGCAAGGGCGCGACCATCCGCATTATGAACTGGGATGATGCCGTGGAAGGCCTCAAAGCCGCGCAAGCGTACTCCCGGGCCGTTATCGTCGAGCAGTTCATTGAGGGCGACGATCACCGCCTGCTGGTCGTGAACGGCAAGCTCATTGCCGCCGCCCGGCGTACGCCGGCCGCCGTAACCGGCAACGGCACCAATACCATTCAGGAGCTCATCAACGAGGTCAACAAGGACCCGCGCCGTGGCATCGGCCACGAGAAAGTGCTGACCAGCATCAAGGCCGACCAGCACACGCTGGACATTCTGCGCGCCCACGATCTGACGCTGGACTCGGTGCTGCCGGAAGGCCAGCAGCTGTACCTGAAAAGCACCGCCAACATCAGCACCGGCGGCACGGCTACCGACGTCACCGACCTGGTGCATCCCTACAACGTGCTGCTGGCCCAGCGCGTGGCCGGCATCGTCGGCCTGGATATCTGCGGCATCGACGTGCTGACTTCCGACATTGCCATTCCCCTGAACGAGACGCGCGGGGCGGTAATTGAGGTAAACGCCGCGCCGGGCTTCCGGATGCACATTTCGCCCGCCGACGGTCTGCCCCGCAACGTGGCCGAGCCGGTGGTGGACATGCTGTTTCCGCCCGGCAGCAACGCCCGGATTCCGATTTTTGCCGTGACCGGCACCAACGGTAAAACCACGACCACCCAGCTGTTGTCGCACATTGTGGCCTCGAAGGGCTACAAGGTGGGTCATACCACGACCAGCGGCATCTACATTCAAGGCGTGCAGCTGCAGAGTGGCGACTGTACCGGGGGCCAAAGCGCCGAGTTTGTGCTGAAAGACCCCACGGTAAACTTTGCCGTGCTCGAAACGGCGCGGGGCGGCATGCTTCGCTCCGGCCTGGGCTTCCACACCTGCGACGTGGCGGTAGTAACCAACGTAGCAGCCGACCACCTGGGCATGCGCGACATCTATACGGTGGAGGAAATGGCCCAGGTGAAGGGCGTGCTGCCGCGGACGGTGCGCAAAAACGGCTGGGCCGTGCTCAACGCCGACGACGACCTGGTGTATGCCATGCGGGAGAAGCTGGAGTGCCGCGTGGCTTTGTTCAGCATGGACGAGCACAGCGCCCGGGTGCGGGAGCACGTCGGCAATGGCGGACTGGCCGCCGTGTACGAGGAAGGCTACATCACCATCTACAAGAACAGCTACAAGCTGCGCATCGACCGGGCCGCTGAGTTTCCGATTACGTTTGGGGGCCGGGCGACCTTCAACATCGAAAACTCGCTGGCGGCGGCCCTGGCCTGCTACTGCTACGGCTTCGACAAGGACGACATCAAGCTGGCGCTGCGCACGTTCGTGCCCTCGGCCACCAAGACGCCCGGCCGCATGAACGTCTACAAGTTTCCCAACTTCGAGGTCATCGTCGACTATGCCCACAATACCCACGGCATCGGTAAGTTCGCGGAGTTCCTGAACGCCACCGAAGCCACCCACAAAGTAGGTGTGGTATCGGGCCTGGGCGACCGGCGCGACGAGGACACGCTGAGCTTCTCGCGCATCGCCGGCCAGATCTTCGACGAGGTAATCCTGCGCCAAGACCGGGACCTGCGCGGCAAAACCAAGGAGGAGCTTAAGGACATCATGACCCGCGGCCTGCGCCTGGACAAGCAGGACTTGCCCATCACCTACATCGAAGACGAAATGGACGCCATTGACCACGTGCTCGAAACGGCCAAGCCCGGCTCGGTGGTGGTGCTCTTCACCGAGAACATCAAGGCCACGCTGAAAAAGCTGGACGAGTTTGAGGCCCGCAGCACGGTGGCCGCTTCGTAA
- the rpsA gene encoding 30S ribosomal protein S1: MAVEVVDNFDWDNVGASQFGGNYTAEQRAEMEQMYGDTLTTVQEEEVVKGTVVGITDRDVILNIGFKSDGLVPLSEFRDLTDLKIGDQVEVFIEDQEDSNGQLILSRKKAKIKQAWKSIYDALENDTILEGVVKRRTKGGLIMDLDGVEAFLPGSQIDVKPIRDFDIYVGRRMEVKVVKINAAFDNVVVSHKVLIEKDLEKQREAILNNLEKGQILEGVIKNMTNFGVFIDLGGVDGLLHITDISWGRIAHPSEVLQLDQKLNVVVLDFDEAKKRISLGLKQLTPHPWDSLVAEMGVGSKVKGRIVNVADYGAFMEIIPGVEGLIHVSEMSWSQHLRNPQDFIKQGDVVEAQILTLDRDDRKMSLGIKQLTEDPWTRADFGTKYAVGTKHNGLVRNLTNFGLFVELEEGVDGLVHVSDLSWTKKIKHPSEMVKVGDRLDVQVLELDVANRRLALGHKQLEENPWDTFQTVFTPGSVHKATITEKNDRGAVLELPYGIEGFAYPKSLQKEDGSQAENGEQLDFRVVEFSKDDRRIVLSHTAAYNQQAEEESRASKFTKKKPAGGAGAAAQGEGKLSDLKKPAAGEKSTLGDLDALSALRDKMMGTERQAGEQKLQATAESKAPKAEATEAPAEGGILAAVTGAASAALDKVTEVAGDVVDTVKHALSNDEADKKDEEKA, from the coding sequence ATGGCAGTAGAAGTAGTAGACAACTTCGATTGGGACAACGTCGGAGCTTCGCAGTTCGGTGGTAACTATACCGCTGAGCAGCGCGCCGAGATGGAGCAGATGTACGGCGACACGCTGACGACTGTGCAGGAAGAAGAAGTGGTGAAAGGTACCGTAGTTGGTATCACCGACCGCGACGTTATCCTGAACATCGGCTTCAAGTCGGACGGCCTGGTGCCCCTGTCGGAATTCCGCGACCTGACCGACCTCAAAATCGGTGACCAGGTGGAGGTATTCATCGAAGACCAGGAAGATTCCAACGGTCAGCTGATCCTGAGCCGCAAGAAGGCCAAGATCAAGCAGGCCTGGAAGTCGATTTACGACGCGCTGGAGAATGACACCATTCTCGAGGGCGTGGTTAAGCGTCGGACCAAAGGTGGTCTGATCATGGATCTGGACGGCGTAGAGGCCTTCCTGCCCGGCTCGCAGATTGACGTGAAGCCCATCCGTGACTTCGACATTTATGTCGGCCGTCGTATGGAAGTGAAGGTTGTGAAAATCAACGCCGCTTTCGACAACGTAGTAGTATCGCACAAAGTCCTGATCGAGAAAGACCTCGAGAAGCAGCGCGAAGCTATCCTCAACAACCTGGAGAAAGGCCAGATCCTCGAAGGCGTTATCAAGAACATGACCAACTTCGGCGTGTTCATCGACCTGGGTGGTGTCGACGGTCTGCTGCACATCACGGACATCTCGTGGGGCCGCATCGCACATCCTTCGGAAGTGCTGCAGCTCGACCAGAAACTGAACGTGGTTGTTCTGGACTTCGACGAAGCCAAGAAGCGTATCTCGCTCGGCCTGAAGCAGCTGACTCCCCACCCATGGGATTCGCTGGTCGCCGAAATGGGCGTAGGCTCGAAGGTGAAAGGCCGCATCGTGAACGTAGCTGATTACGGCGCGTTCATGGAAATCATCCCCGGCGTGGAAGGTCTGATCCACGTGTCGGAGATGAGCTGGAGCCAGCACCTGCGCAACCCGCAGGACTTCATCAAGCAGGGCGACGTAGTAGAGGCTCAGATCCTGACCCTCGACCGCGACGACCGTAAGATGAGCCTGGGCATCAAGCAACTGACCGAAGATCCATGGACCCGCGCTGACTTCGGCACGAAGTACGCCGTAGGCACCAAGCACAACGGTCTGGTGCGCAACCTGACCAACTTCGGCCTGTTCGTAGAGCTGGAAGAAGGCGTAGACGGCCTGGTGCACGTGTCCGACCTGTCGTGGACCAAGAAGATCAAGCACCCCTCCGAAATGGTGAAGGTGGGCGACCGTCTGGACGTGCAGGTACTGGAGCTCGACGTAGCCAACCGTCGTCTGGCCCTGGGCCACAAGCAGCTGGAAGAAAACCCCTGGGATACGTTCCAGACGGTATTCACCCCCGGCTCGGTTCACAAGGCTACCATCACCGAGAAAAACGACCGGGGTGCCGTGCTCGAGCTGCCCTACGGCATCGAGGGCTTCGCTTACCCCAAGTCGCTGCAGAAAGAAGACGGCTCGCAGGCTGAGAACGGCGAACAGCTGGACTTCCGCGTAGTTGAATTCTCGAAGGACGACCGTCGGATCGTGCTGTCGCACACGGCTGCTTACAACCAGCAGGCTGAAGAGGAAAGCCGCGCTTCGAAATTCACCAAGAAGAAGCCCGCCGGCGGTGCCGGTGCTGCTGCTCAGGGTGAAGGCAAGCTCAGCGACCTGAAGAAGCCCGCCGCTGGCGAGAAGTCGACCCTGGGTGACCTGGATGCTCTGTCCGCCCTGCGCGACAAGATGATGGGCACCGAGCGTCAGGCTGGCGAGCAGAAGCTGCAGGCTACGGCCGAGTCGAAAGCTCCCAAGGCTGAGGCTACCGAGGCTCCTGCCGAAGGTGGTATCCTGGCGGCCGTGACCGGTGCTGCTTCGGCCGCTCTGGACAAGGTAACCGAGGTTGCCGGCGACGTAGTTGACACCGTGAAGCACGCCCTGTCGAACGACGAAGCTGACAAGAAAGACGAAGAGAAAGCCTAA